A part of Arachis hypogaea cultivar Tifrunner chromosome 12, arahy.Tifrunner.gnm2.J5K5, whole genome shotgun sequence genomic DNA contains:
- the LOC112727643 gene encoding pentatricopeptide repeat-containing protein At1g11290, chloroplastic-like, translating into MLHTSVPGAFNTTLEDLGNNTLAWNLAMKYHVDAELFYSAFSLYKNMRKLGVPHDTFTLPIMNRALSSMRIDASLGKMIHCVAIQVGLDVDLYFCNTMIEAYVKCECVGYACNLFDEMLQRDVVSWTSMIAGYISEGQVSVAFDLFNKMRIELEPNSVTLVVIMQACCASEILNEGVQIHGYAFKSGLLMDWSVKNSVLRMYASKVSTEEVELLFSEVDRTDVASWNVLISFFISQRDMTRVLRLFNEMHSLEVRPWNIETLTIVISALAKSASLSKGEGMHCLIIKTGVYDDILLTSLLDFYAKCGRLETSVQLFREIRCKSNITWGAMMLAFIQNGSFVDAISLFQQMQPKDHDIAPEIWRNLIDAYANLGALKSGKVVHGYLIKDLLNGPVKGNVHLETSILNMYLRGGNMSSAKACFDRMPIKDVVAWTTMIEGLGSHGFGLEALTYFNLMMQEQVQPNPVTFLSLLSACSHSGLVTEGCNIFYSMKWGFGIEPGLDHHTCMVDLLGRNGMLNEALAIILKMIVLPDSRIWGALLSASRVYGNRRFGEYAAERLLELEPHNAGYYTLLSNIKASVGSWNEVEELRRMMSEKDLKKKPGWSCIEVNGVIQGFVSGDISHTESEEVYEALGRLSRAIQEFG; encoded by the coding sequence ATGTTGCATACCAGTGTCCCTGGTGCGTTCAACACAACCTTGGAGGATCTGGGAAACAACACATTGGCGTGGAATTTGGCAATGAAGTACCATGTTGACGCGGAATTGTTCTATTCAGCTTTTTCATTATACAAAAACATGAGAAAATTGGGCGTCCCCCATGACACTTTCACTCTTCCAATAATGAACAGAGCATTATCTTCAATGAGGATTGATGCTTCTCTTGGAAAAATGATCCATTGTGTAGCAATTCAAGTGGGTTTGGATGTGGATTTATATTTCTGCAATACCATGATTGAGGCGTATGTGAAATGCGAGTGTGTCGGTTATGCTTGCAACTTGTTCGACGAAATGCTGCAGAGAGATGTGGTTTCTTGGACATCAATGATTGCTGGGTATATATCTGAGGGGCAAGTTAGTGTGGCCTTTGATTTGTTCAACAAGATGAGGATCGAATTGGAACCGAATTCAGTAACGCTTGTTGTGATCATGCAAGCATGTTGTGCTTCGGAGATATTAAACGAGGGAGTTCAAATTCATGGGTATGCATTCAAGAGTGGATTGCTGATGGATTGGTCAGTGAAAAACTCAGTTTTGAGAATGTATGCTAGTAAAGTCAGCACGGAGGAAGTAGAACTTCTATTTAGTGAAGTAGACAGAACAGATGTGGCTTCTTGGAATGTCTTGATCTCATTTTTCATCTCACAAAGAGACATGACTAGAGTGCTTCGTTTGTTCAATGAAATGCACAGCTTAGAAGTGCGTCCATGGAACATCGAGACTTTAACAATAGTTATATCAGCACTTGCAAAGTCTGCAAGTCTTTCCAAGGGTGAGGGTATGCATTGCTTAATCATAAAAACGGGGGTTTATGATGATATTTTGCTCACTTCTCTGCTAGATTTTTATGCAAAATGTGGAAGACTGGAAACATCTGTTCAGCTGTTCAGAGAAATCCGTTGTAAAAGTAACATCACTTGGGGTGCTATGATGTTAGCTTTCATTCAAAATGGTTCTTTTGTAGACGCCATATCTTTATTCCAGCAAATGCAACCCAAAGATCATGATATTGCCCCAGAAATATGGAGAAACCTAATCGATGCATATGCAAACCTGGGAGCTTTGAAATCGGGTAAAGTTGTCCATGGCTACCTCATAAAGGACTTGTTAAATGGACCTGTAAAAGGTAATGTTCACCTTGAAACCTCAATCTTAAACATGTACTTGAGAGGTGGCAACATGTCTTCGGCAAAAGCATGTTTTGATAGGATGCCCATCAAAGATGTCGTAGCATGGACAACGATGATTGAAGGACTTGGCTCTCATGGTTTTGGTCTTGAGGCATTAACATATTTCAATTTAATGATGCAGGAACAAGTGCAGCCGAATCCTGTTACCTTCTTGAGCTTACTTTCTGCTTGCAGCCACTCTGGTCTGGTTACTGAGGGCtgcaatattttttattctatgaaATGGGGTTTCGGCATTGAACCCGGTTTGGATCACCACACTTGCATGGTGGATCTTTTAGGTCGAAACGGAATGCTCAATGAAGCCTTAGCCATAATATTGAAGATGATAGTTTTGCCTGATAGCAGAATTTGGGGTGCACTTCTATCTGCTTCAAGAGTTTATGGAAACAGAAGATTTGGAGAATATGCAGCAGAAAGGCTTTTGGAGCTAGAACCTCACAATGCTGGATATTATACTCTGTTGAGTAACATAAAAGCTAGCGTTGGAAGCTGGAATGAGGTTGAAGAGTTGAGGAGAATGATGAGTGAAAAGGATCTAAAGAAGAAACCCGGGTGGAGCTGCATTGAGGTCAATGGGGTCATTCAAGGATTTGTTTCTGGTGATATATCACACACTGAATCAGAAGAGGTTTATGAGGCACTGGGAAGATTAAGTAGAGCTATTCAGGAGTTTGGGTGA